Proteins encoded together in one Gigantopelta aegis isolate Gae_Host chromosome 8, Gae_host_genome, whole genome shotgun sequence window:
- the LOC121379771 gene encoding uncharacterized protein LOC121379771, with protein MDFVIDMILRLGFIPNWVKSELVPTQVFTYLGVVFNLVEASVLPTDSRLHNFRTLAQRLLVEQTASVRTLHVLIGHFESLAALNVRFRQFKRPLQWHLSRVWDGLSWDLVIPLGPWFILPIQECLVDKCLSQAIPLHPLSPELVLFTDSSLEGFGAHLLDQHLSGVWTPSKRSRHINLLEMEAVRRACLHFRTVIRHRRILLRSDSSSVVAYLNQWGCTKSLSLSLAALEILEWYDDWGVVLSAKHIPSSVNVLADTLSRRSPVQTEWMLHRTVAYRVLQLWGSPQLDMFATRLNSQLLVFVSLVPDPLALEYDALSMDWTGLDFYAFPPPVLLGKVLAKIRQQPCRVTLVAPSWGAQAWFPSLLSLLVQEPVRLPLIPNLLSQRLHPKPEVFLLHAWRLSGFPSETGFSKRVARLLFEAPVYGEGLPVSLARLGSLGD; from the coding sequence ATGGACTTTGTGATCGACATGATTCTCCGATTggggtttattcccaattgggtcaagTCGGAATTAGTGCCAACGCAGGTTTTCACTTATCTCGGGGTGGTTTTCAACCTTGTGGAGGCGTCCGTTCTTCCGACGGATTCGCGACTTCACAATTTCAGGACGTTGGCGCAACGTCTTCTGGTGGAGCAAACTGCATCGGTGCGCAcgctccatgtgttgataggccaTTTCGAATCGCTGGCGGCGCTGAATGTGCGGTTCAGACAGTTCAAGAGACCGCTTCAATGGCATTTGTCCCGAGTGTGGGATGGTCTCAGCTGGGATTTGGTGATACCATTGGGGCCTTGGTTCATTCTTCCGATCCAAGAgtgtctagtggacaagtgtTTGTCCCAGGCCATTCCTTTACACCCACTTTCTCCAGAGTTGGTCCTGTTTACCGATTCATCCCTCGAGGGGTTCGGTGCACACCTTttggatcaacatctgtcaggggTGTGGACTCCTTCAAAGAGGAGTcgtcacatcaacctgttggagatggaaGCAGTGCGTCGCGCTTGTCTACATTTCAGGACTGTTATTCGACATCGTCGAATTTTGTTGAGGTCGGACAGCTCGTCGGTTGTTGCGTACCTCAATCAGTGGGGATGCACCAAATCCCtgtcattgagtcttgcggcttTGGAGATTCTGGAATGGTACGATGATTGGGGAGTGGTGTTATCagccaaacacattccttcgtcCGTGAACGTCTTGGCAGACACTTTGAGTCGTCGTTCCCcggttcagacggagtggatgttgcaccGGACGGTGGCTTATCGAGTTCTTCAGTTGTGGGGGAGTCCTCAACTCGATATGTTTGCCACTCGCCTGAACAGTCAGTTGCTAGTGTTTGTATCGCTGGTACCAGACCCACTGGCACTGGAGTACGATGcgttgagcatggactggacAGGACTGGATTTTTACGCCTTTCCCCCTCCGGTTCTGCTTGGCAAGGTTCTGGCAAAGATCAGACAGCAACCTTGTCGTGTCACGCTCGTAGCCCCGAGTTGGGGAGCTCAAGCCTGGTTTCCTTCGCTCCTGTCACTTTTAGTGCAGGAGCCGGTGCGGTTGCCGTTGATACCCAATCTGCTCAGTCAGAGACtgcatccgaagccggaggtttTCCTACTTCACGCATGGCGGTTGTCGGGGTTTCCCTCCGAAACAGGCTTTTCTAAACGGGTTGCTCGTCTCCTCTTCGAAGCGCCAGTCTACGGAGAGGGTCTACCAGTGTCACTTGCGcgcttgggttcgttgggcgactga